One window of Sphingobacteriales bacterium genomic DNA carries:
- a CDS encoding OmpH family outer membrane protein: MKNLIVFLAFIFAINSVNAQTMGFVDSEGLMAQLPAYKKAQDQINSIVENWNKEIQQRYKNIEDAYKAFQAEQVLLSANEKTKRESEIVEMEKQTRDLQKQRFGPSGDLQTKREELVKPIQDEVYAALEKVASRKKIDFIFDKSGGVTMLFANPKYDLTDDVLKELGITPNK; the protein is encoded by the coding sequence ATGAAAAATTTAATTGTTTTTCTCGCTTTTATTTTTGCCATAAATTCTGTTAACGCACAAACTATGGGGTTTGTCGATTCTGAAGGATTAATGGCGCAATTGCCGGCTTATAAAAAAGCACAGGATCAAATCAATTCCATTGTTGAGAACTGGAATAAAGAAATCCAACAACGCTATAAAAACATTGAAGATGCTTACAAAGCTTTTCAAGCGGAACAAGTATTATTGAGTGCAAATGAAAAAACAAAACGCGAATCCGAAATCGTGGAAATGGAAAAACAAACAAGAGATCTTCAAAAACAACGTTTCGGTCCAAGCGGAGATTTGCAAACTAAACGTGAAGAGTTGGTAAAACCTATTCAGGATGAAGTTTATGCAGCGTTAGAAAAAGTAGCCTCCCGAAAAAAAATTGATTTTATTTTTGACAAATCAGGCGGGGTAACCATGTTGTTTGCAAACCCAAAATATGATTTGACCGACGATGTACTTAAAGAATTAGGAATTACGCCTAATAAATAG
- a CDS encoding Gldg family protein, giving the protein MLTKSAVQLRIVLVLAIIILLNILFSRFFVRLDFTGDKRYTLSKATKNILKELEEPITITAYFSENLPPQIEKVRKDFQDLLIEYSNRSGGKVVYQFENPNQSQEKEMEVAQQGIQPQVVTVRESDQVKQQRVYLGAKLQYGENDASDIIPVIQPGAAMEYALSTSIKKLSATNKPYLGFVTGHGETSVRALQQAMQSLNVLYNVEQVNLTDTTQYEKYKGLVIVAPTDSFSNAQLSQLDNFLGSGKGILVVLNRVAVDLQSGQATSINTGLESWLSDKGIRINEDLVIDQKCGNITLQQQQGFFVFNQQVPLPYLPRFDKFNEHPVTRGLELVLMPFVSSINYDAKNPTLKFTSLLNSSANSGTETTPVTIDVQKNIASYDFYTKNLSVACALEGEISGGVSSKLVVFTDADFVINGEGERAQQQQPDNINLFVNGIDWLADDTGLNELRTKAVTSRPIKRELSKGETQTIKIAIFLLPIILVIFYGLIRSRIRKANKRKWEIERYG; this is encoded by the coding sequence ATGCTGACTAAAAGCGCTGTTCAGTTAAGAATTGTTCTTGTACTGGCTATAATTATTTTACTGAACATTTTATTTAGCAGGTTTTTTGTTCGCCTAGATTTTACAGGCGACAAAAGATATACTCTCAGTAAAGCCACAAAGAATATTCTAAAAGAATTAGAGGAACCAATCACAATTACCGCATATTTTTCTGAAAATCTTCCCCCACAGATAGAAAAAGTACGCAAAGATTTTCAGGATTTATTAATCGAATATTCAAATCGTTCGGGTGGTAAAGTTGTATATCAGTTTGAAAACCCTAACCAAAGCCAGGAAAAAGAAATGGAAGTTGCCCAACAAGGTATTCAACCACAAGTTGTTACGGTTCGTGAAAGCGATCAGGTAAAACAACAGCGTGTATACTTGGGTGCAAAATTACAGTATGGTGAAAATGATGCTTCCGATATAATTCCAGTCATTCAGCCGGGTGCTGCTATGGAATATGCCCTTTCTACTTCCATCAAAAAACTTTCGGCTACTAATAAACCTTATTTAGGTTTTGTAACAGGACATGGCGAAACCTCTGTTCGGGCTTTGCAACAAGCAATGCAATCTTTGAATGTGCTATACAATGTCGAACAGGTTAACTTAACAGATACTACCCAATATGAAAAATATAAAGGGCTTGTGATTGTTGCTCCAACAGATTCTTTCTCTAATGCTCAACTTTCGCAACTTGATAATTTTTTAGGAAGTGGAAAGGGTATTTTAGTCGTATTAAATCGTGTAGCGGTTGATTTGCAATCCGGTCAAGCGACTTCCATTAATACCGGATTGGAAAGTTGGTTGTCAGATAAAGGAATAAGAATCAACGAAGATTTAGTGATAGACCAAAAATGCGGCAATATCACCCTTCAACAACAACAAGGATTCTTTGTCTTTAATCAACAAGTCCCACTACCCTATCTTCCGCGTTTCGACAAATTTAATGAACATCCTGTTACCCGCGGGCTTGAATTAGTTTTAATGCCTTTTGTAAGTTCAATCAATTACGATGCAAAAAATCCAACATTAAAATTTACCTCACTATTAAATTCTTCAGCAAATTCAGGAACAGAGACAACACCAGTTACGATAGATGTCCAAAAAAATATTGCCAGCTATGATTTTTATACCAAAAACTTAAGTGTTGCCTGTGCTTTGGAAGGAGAAATATCAGGTGGGGTTTCTTCAAAATTGGTCGTTTTTACAGATGCAGATTTTGTAATAAACGGAGAAGGTGAACGCGCTCAACAACAACAACCGGATAATATCAACTTGTTTGTCAATGGTATAGACTGGCTTGCAGATGATACAGGGTTAAACGAATTGAGAACAAAAGCCGTAACATCACGCCCGATAAAACGAGAATTATCAAAAGGTGAAACTCAAACTATTAAAATTGCCATTTTTCTGCTTCCAATTATTTTGGTGATTTTTTATGGGCTTATTCGTTCCCGAATTAGAAAAGCCAATAAACGAAAATGGGAAATTGAAAGATATGGATAA
- a CDS encoding site-2 protease family protein, whose product MGGSLNIGKLAGIKILVHWTFLILIAYIVFNGFSAGNNITEITFHILLVLAVFACVVLHELGHALAARRYGIGTKDITLLPIGGVASLESIPEKPQQELIVAIAGPLVNVVIALVLSFIAFIFIDQTGLSPENIEETLIHPNINTFIVSLIMVNIMLVLFNAIPAFPMDGGRVLRSLLAMTMDRVKATSIAAKIGQFIAILFVLGGLFYVKNPFLILIGVFVFLGAAAEAQSVTTGSILTGFKVRDVIRSKFTILKSTDTLKNAVDELLAGSDQDFLVSENNTISGILKRKDLIKALSENDNNTPIAGFINSNLPVLKPDDDIKGIYSMMQQNGFSLLPVLNDDGNLIGVLDIENLTEFVMIRTAIISQA is encoded by the coding sequence ATGGGAGGCTCTTTAAACATCGGTAAACTTGCTGGAATCAAAATTCTTGTTCATTGGACATTCCTGATACTGATAGCCTATATTGTTTTCAATGGCTTTTCTGCAGGCAACAATATTACAGAAATTACTTTTCACATATTGTTAGTATTGGCTGTTTTCGCTTGTGTAGTTTTACATGAACTTGGTCATGCTTTGGCTGCCAGACGTTATGGAATTGGAACCAAAGATATTACGCTCTTGCCAATCGGAGGGGTTGCATCATTAGAATCAATACCTGAAAAACCGCAACAAGAATTAATTGTTGCAATCGCCGGACCTTTAGTTAATGTTGTAATAGCATTAGTCCTCAGTTTTATTGCTTTTATTTTTATAGACCAAACCGGATTATCTCCGGAAAACATTGAAGAAACTTTGATTCACCCTAACATAAATACATTTATTGTCAGTTTAATCATGGTGAATATCATGTTGGTTCTTTTTAATGCTATTCCTGCATTTCCAATGGATGGAGGGCGGGTGTTACGTTCCTTACTTGCAATGACAATGGATCGCGTTAAAGCCACAAGTATTGCTGCAAAAATAGGTCAGTTTATTGCCATTTTGTTCGTTTTAGGTGGGTTGTTTTATGTAAAAAATCCTTTCCTGATTTTGATTGGTGTGTTTGTTTTTTTAGGAGCCGCAGCTGAAGCACAATCTGTAACCACAGGTTCAATTTTAACCGGCTTTAAAGTTAGGGATGTTATCCGCTCAAAATTTACCATTTTAAAATCTACTGATACATTAAAAAATGCAGTTGATGAGTTACTTGCAGGTTCTGACCAAGATTTTTTAGTATCAGAGAACAACACTATTTCAGGAATTTTAAAAAGAAAGGATTTAATTAAAGCCTTGTCAGAGAATGACAACAATACTCCAATAGCAGGTTTTATAAACAGCAATCTCCCTGTATTAAAACCGGACGATGATATCAAAGGCATCTATTCTATGATGCAGCAGAACGGTTTTTCATTATTGCCTGTACTTAACGATGATGGCAATTTGATTGGCGTATTAGATATAGAAAATCTTACCGAATTTGTGATGATTCGTACTGCGATCATTTCTCAAGCATAA
- a CDS encoding thioredoxin family protein, with protein MKKIFFLVVFTLLSTGLSKISLIAQNNTQTPQKNQGIQFFNGTWEEVKAEARKLGKPIFVDAYTTWCGPCKMMAANTFPDPQVGSFYNKFYVNYKIDAEKGEGRDFARTYRVDRYPTLLFINGDGDLLYRSLGYQQPSQFIMEGRKGLYDEKAMLAHQQEYQNGKREAPFMRNYIMMLWAGNLPEYDNISNEFIAGLNQQDLSDTENLQFVFDLANTMDSKAFNLLTSNQSLFVKALGDEVVSDKINGVAFMSLKSAITKHDNQLFDKILSTIKQSGSSKSGEYIELASLEYFQGTKNWKQYISTASNFLDDFKTKDPNTLNNIAWEFFLHADKKKDLKKASKWAEQSVKLEPAYYNWDTYASLLYKLDKKKDALKAANQAIELAIKSKQDYSSTQKLVDRINNSK; from the coding sequence ATGAAAAAAATATTTTTCTTAGTAGTTTTTACTTTATTATCAACAGGGTTGAGTAAAATTTCCCTCATTGCGCAAAATAACACTCAAACTCCTCAAAAAAACCAAGGCATTCAGTTTTTTAATGGTACTTGGGAAGAAGTAAAGGCAGAAGCCCGGAAATTAGGTAAGCCAATTTTTGTGGATGCTTATACAACTTGGTGCGGTCCTTGTAAGATGATGGCTGCTAATACATTTCCTGACCCTCAGGTGGGCTCATTTTACAATAAGTTTTATGTAAACTATAAAATTGATGCTGAAAAAGGAGAGGGGCGTGATTTTGCCAGAACATATCGTGTTGACCGATACCCCACTCTTCTTTTTATCAACGGAGATGGAGATTTATTATATCGGAGCCTTGGATATCAGCAGCCTTCTCAGTTTATTATGGAAGGCAGGAAAGGATTGTATGATGAAAAAGCTATGTTAGCACATCAGCAAGAATATCAAAATGGCAAAAGAGAGGCACCTTTCATGCGAAATTATATAATGATGTTATGGGCAGGAAATTTACCGGAATACGACAATATTTCAAATGAATTTATTGCCGGATTGAATCAACAAGATCTTAGCGATACCGAAAATCTACAATTTGTCTTTGATTTGGCTAATACTATGGATTCAAAGGCTTTTAATTTACTAACTTCAAATCAATCTTTGTTTGTTAAAGCTTTAGGAGATGAAGTTGTTAGCGATAAAATTAATGGCGTAGCTTTTATGTCCCTCAAATCAGCAATCACAAAACATGATAACCAGTTGTTTGATAAAATATTATCCACTATTAAGCAATCAGGGTCATCAAAATCTGGAGAATATATAGAATTGGCATCATTGGAATATTTTCAAGGCACTAAAAATTGGAAACAATATATTTCAACTGCATCAAATTTTTTGGATGATTTCAAAACAAAAGACCCCAATACACTAAACAATATTGCATGGGAGTTTTTTCTTCATGCAGATAAGAAAAAAGATTTAAAGAAAGCTTCAAAATGGGCTGAACAATCGGTTAAACTAGAACCGGCCTATTATAATTGGGATACTTATGCGTCTTTGTTGTATAAATTGGATAAAAAGAAAGATGCACTTAAAGCAGCAAATCAAGCAATTGAATTAGCTATTAAATCAAAGCAGGATTATTCAAGTACTCAAAAACTTGTAGATAGGATTAACAATTCTAAATAA
- a CDS encoding OmpH family outer membrane protein — translation MKTSFKLLFLAFSLLSFSGLMAQTKIGHINSVDLLNSLNEWKTAQVDLETFAKKIQEQLKTKEKTVIDEYNIFVQKAQNGELTPKQQDEQQQYFQRKQTELEQDQAKAQQDLMKREDEVTEPVRKKVMDAIKLVAEEKGYQYIIDTSVGATLFASPNDDITAFVKAKLQ, via the coding sequence ATGAAAACCAGTTTTAAGTTGCTTTTTCTTGCTTTTTCATTGCTTTCTTTTTCCGGGTTGATGGCTCAAACAAAAATTGGTCATATAAACAGTGTAGATTTATTAAATTCTCTAAATGAATGGAAAACCGCTCAGGTTGACTTGGAAACCTTTGCAAAAAAAATTCAGGAGCAGTTAAAAACAAAAGAAAAAACCGTTATTGATGAGTATAATATTTTTGTGCAAAAAGCTCAAAATGGTGAACTCACTCCGAAACAACAAGACGAACAACAACAATATTTCCAACGCAAACAAACTGAATTAGAACAAGATCAGGCAAAGGCGCAACAGGATTTAATGAAACGCGAAGACGAAGTTACAGAACCCGTCAGAAAAAAAGTGATGGATGCAATTAAACTTGTCGCTGAAGAAAAAGGGTACCAATATATTATTGATACTAGTGTAGGAGCAACTTTGTTTGCATCTCCTAATGATGATATCACTGCTTTTGTAAAAGCAAAGCTGCAATAA
- a CDS encoding ABC transporter permease subunit, with the protein MNKILIIAKRELSTFFDSLIAYILLVVFLGFSGFFTWLYGSDVFLSGQASIQPFFSIAYWTLFFFIPALTMKMFAEERNTGTIELLLTKAVSDWDVIFGKFFACLALVGIAIAFSLPWYLTVWWLGPVDHGAVWCGYLGLLLMSCTYIGIGLFASSITNSQIVAFLLSLLIGVFFLIIFQVLANSVTGLLSSVFDYMSISNHFESISRGVLDSKNIFYFLSITAVCLIATEAILSRRKIME; encoded by the coding sequence ATGAACAAAATATTAATCATAGCTAAAAGAGAATTAAGCACTTTTTTTGACTCGCTGATTGCCTATATATTACTGGTTGTTTTTTTAGGGTTTAGTGGATTTTTTACCTGGCTTTATGGTTCAGATGTGTTTCTATCTGGCCAGGCAAGTATTCAACCCTTTTTTTCAATTGCGTATTGGACCTTGTTTTTCTTTATACCGGCACTTACTATGAAAATGTTTGCAGAAGAACGCAACACCGGTACTATTGAATTATTACTAACAAAGGCTGTCTCGGACTGGGATGTCATATTCGGAAAGTTTTTTGCCTGCCTTGCTTTAGTCGGAATTGCTATTGCTTTTAGTTTACCATGGTATCTTACAGTTTGGTGGTTAGGACCTGTAGATCATGGTGCAGTTTGGTGTGGCTATTTGGGTTTATTGCTGATGAGTTGTACTTACATAGGAATAGGATTGTTTGCAAGCAGTATTACAAATAGTCAAATAGTTGCTTTTTTGCTTTCATTATTGATTGGAGTATTTTTTCTTATAATTTTTCAGGTTTTGGCAAATAGTGTAACCGGTTTACTTTCTTCTGTTTTTGATTACATGAGTATTTCCAACCATTTCGAATCAATAAGCAGAGGAGTCTTAGACAGCAAAAATATTTTTTATTTTCTTTCTATTACTGCTGTTTGTTTAATTGCAACCGAGGCCATATTATCTCGCAGGAAGATTATGGAATAA
- a CDS encoding alkaline phosphatase D family protein, whose amino-acid sequence MRLIFGKCFIILTVFLLSSEVSKAQIVFDETLAPFYHGVASGDPLDDRVIIWTRISNVTESTLVHWQIATDTSFNSIVNCGSVLTDDSKDFTVKVDVDRLEPNTYYYYRFFGLGKFSLTGRTKTLPVGDVNNARLAIVSCARLTDGIYNVYGRIAERNDIDAVLHLGDYIYEYGNTSNYPTGGINPHDPPYELITLSDYRTRYAQYHTEINLRKMRQQHPIIVIWDDHETANNSWYGGAENHDSSSEGDWFVRKAAGVQASFEWQPIRESIDNPGVIFRKFSFGNLADLIMLDTRLEGRDEQPSITGNLNSSTRKMVSTTQLNWLTNALSNEGTQWKIMAQQVMVAPLVVFGLVLNTDQWDGYQYQRSHILNHVINNSIPNLVVLTGDIHSSWANDLPRSGYNASTGANSYGVEFVVSGASSAGIPFSVGETLIRLLNPHVKWVDVDRHGYNILDITTSRTQCEWYFVPTITSPNTGQTLEKTYYTNSGERHLRLGSGSSESNIPTAVQAPLNPKTVVSAVIKVALQGAFDPLTGLMRTDLQSNFLIPPNQPFTNITPFHSGNELLNIMPPEAVDWVVVELRDPNTYEIVDSVAAILMNDGFISGANWGGCPAPLLFPKASPGNYYIVVKARNHLGVMSSTTVNLPSQTFFDFTQSNEQSFGIGQQVEIATNLFAIYSGDCNNDGVINVHDFNIYNNATDTGNGYLQGDCNLDGVINVDDFELWKSNAKQIGIFWIR is encoded by the coding sequence ATGCGTTTGATTTTTGGCAAGTGTTTTATCATTTTAACAGTTTTTTTGTTAAGCTCTGAAGTTTCTAAAGCTCAAATTGTTTTCGACGAAACTTTAGCACCATTTTACCATGGCGTAGCCTCGGGTGATCCTTTGGATGACAGGGTAATTATTTGGACCCGTATTTCCAATGTAACTGAAAGTACATTAGTGCATTGGCAAATAGCAACGGATACAAGTTTTAACAGCATTGTAAATTGCGGCTCAGTATTAACTGACGATTCCAAAGATTTCACCGTAAAAGTTGATGTTGACAGACTTGAGCCTAACACTTATTACTATTACCGATTTTTTGGTTTAGGAAAATTTTCTTTGACCGGCCGTACTAAAACACTTCCTGTTGGTGATGTAAATAATGCTCGACTGGCAATTGTATCATGTGCTCGATTGACTGATGGTATTTATAACGTTTACGGACGAATAGCAGAGCGAAATGATATTGATGCAGTGTTGCATTTGGGAGATTATATTTATGAATACGGCAATACATCTAATTATCCAACAGGTGGGATTAATCCTCATGATCCGCCTTATGAATTGATTACTCTTTCAGACTACAGAACTCGTTATGCACAATATCATACTGAAATCAATTTGAGGAAAATGCGCCAGCAACATCCTATAATTGTTATATGGGATGATCATGAAACTGCCAATAATTCATGGTATGGAGGTGCTGAAAATCACGACTCGAGTTCAGAAGGGGATTGGTTTGTACGAAAAGCAGCAGGAGTTCAGGCTTCTTTTGAATGGCAGCCAATACGAGAAAGTATTGATAATCCCGGAGTAATATTTAGGAAGTTTTCATTTGGAAACCTGGCAGATTTAATTATGTTGGATACACGACTCGAAGGACGGGACGAACAACCTTCAATTACCGGCAATCTGAACAGTTCTACTCGTAAAATGGTCAGTACGACCCAATTAAATTGGTTAACTAACGCTTTAAGCAACGAAGGAACTCAATGGAAAATCATGGCTCAACAAGTAATGGTTGCTCCTTTAGTAGTTTTTGGGCTTGTTTTAAATACAGATCAATGGGATGGTTATCAATACCAACGCTCACACATTTTGAATCATGTTATAAATAACAGTATTCCAAACCTTGTTGTTTTAACCGGAGACATTCATTCTTCATGGGCGAACGACTTGCCAAGAAGTGGATACAATGCCTCAACCGGAGCTAATTCTTATGGTGTAGAATTTGTTGTATCAGGTGCATCATCAGCGGGAATTCCTTTTTCAGTAGGGGAGACCTTAATCCGGCTCTTAAATCCTCATGTAAAGTGGGTGGATGTTGACCGGCATGGGTATAACATATTAGATATAACCACATCAAGAACCCAATGCGAATGGTATTTTGTTCCAACAATAACTTCGCCAAATACCGGACAAACACTAGAAAAAACGTACTATACCAATTCAGGAGAACGCCATCTTAGGTTAGGTAGCGGTAGTTCAGAGAGTAATATTCCAACAGCAGTTCAAGCGCCCTTAAATCCTAAGACTGTAGTTTCTGCTGTCATCAAAGTTGCTTTGCAAGGAGCTTTCGACCCTTTAACCGGATTAATGCGAACTGATTTGCAAAGTAATTTTTTGATTCCACCCAATCAGCCTTTTACAAATATAACACCTTTTCACTCGGGTAATGAACTTCTTAACATCATGCCTCCGGAGGCTGTAGATTGGGTAGTTGTAGAATTAAGAGATCCAAATACTTATGAAATTGTAGATTCTGTGGCGGCCATTTTGATGAATGACGGGTTTATTTCAGGTGCAAACTGGGGCGGATGTCCTGCACCATTGTTATTTCCAAAAGCGTCACCGGGAAACTATTATATTGTTGTTAAAGCTCGCAACCATTTGGGAGTAATGAGTTCAACCACAGTTAACCTGCCAAGTCAAACTTTTTTTGATTTTACTCAATCGAATGAGCAATCCTTCGGCATAGGCCAACAAGTTGAGATTGCAACCAATTTGTTTGCAATATATTCAGGAGATTGTAATAATGACGGGGTTATCAATGTCCACGATTTTAATATTTACAACAATGCAACAGATACCGGTAACGGTTATCTACAAGGCGACTGTAATTTGGATGGAGTGATTAATGTAGATGATTTCGAACTTTGGAAAAGCAATGCCAAACAAATAGGAATTTTTTGGATTAGATAA
- a CDS encoding ATP-binding cassette domain-containing protein: MNIRVNNLTKRYGSQKAVDNISFEVRSGEILGFLGPNGAGKTTTMKIITCFMAPSEGDVLMGDYSILSDANYLKKRIGYLPENNPLYLDMPVIEYLAFSAAIQGVSKDKVKGRIREMVRLCGLDKEKHKNIGELSKGYRQRVGLAQAMIHNPDVLILDEPTTGLDPNQIVEIRELIKELGKEKTVIFSTHILPEVEATCNRVIIINDGKIVADGAPDELRKQASGAEVSRLKIEDGSPDDILGKIKSLDTVVLVDFNGQSYLVESKKGESSRRQIFNLCVENNWVLTEMSPIERDLEEVFRNVTMG; this comes from the coding sequence ATGAACATACGAGTAAATAACTTAACCAAGCGTTACGGTTCACAAAAGGCTGTGGATAATATTTCATTTGAGGTGAGAAGTGGTGAAATTTTGGGCTTTTTAGGACCAAACGGAGCCGGTAAAACTACCACTATGAAAATCATTACTTGTTTTATGGCTCCAAGTGAGGGTGATGTGTTAATGGGGGACTATTCTATTTTGTCAGATGCCAATTATTTAAAAAAGAGAATTGGTTATTTGCCCGAAAACAACCCGCTTTATTTAGATATGCCTGTTATTGAATACTTAGCTTTTTCAGCAGCAATTCAAGGGGTTTCTAAAGATAAAGTAAAAGGACGCATCCGGGAAATGGTCAGACTTTGCGGATTAGACAAAGAAAAACATAAAAACATAGGCGAACTTTCAAAAGGTTATCGTCAGAGAGTTGGGCTAGCTCAAGCCATGATTCACAATCCCGATGTATTAATATTAGATGAACCGACTACAGGGTTAGATCCAAACCAAATAGTTGAGATCCGCGAATTGATAAAAGAGTTGGGGAAAGAAAAAACTGTAATTTTCAGTACACATATTTTACCTGAAGTGGAAGCAACTTGTAATAGAGTAATCATTATAAACGATGGCAAAATCGTTGCTGATGGAGCTCCTGATGAGTTACGTAAACAGGCAAGCGGTGCAGAAGTCAGTCGCTTGAAAATAGAAGATGGTAGCCCTGACGATATATTAGGTAAAATCAAGAGTCTCGATACTGTTGTTTTAGTTGACTTCAACGGGCAAAGCTATTTGGTTGAAAGTAAAAAAGGAGAATCTTCCCGACGTCAGATTTTTAATTTATGTGTCGAAAACAATTGGGTGCTTACTGAAATGTCGCCAATTGAAAGAGATTTGGAAGAGGTTTTCAGAAATGTAACAATGGGATAA
- a CDS encoding IS1634 family transposase, which yields MVDALKMLEKQFNIRKVIVVADKGLNSKENFHLIRQAGYDYIVSARLKSMPQKLVQKILATNDMETKTVCEDTGEVTFSWKVLDYETTYSDANKKKQKLQDKLLITWSAKRAAKDARDRERQIQKAKVKLDNGADLQNKKGANRFLKMAESTNTKAAEIDQERIDEDAKWDGYYGIQYSKMDMTNEEVLANYHQLWKIEESFRVLKTTLSTRPIFHWTPKRIKGHFMTCFLAFMLERTVELTLKFANINLSPCSIKEELNQMQLSELTIDDKKYLLKGADTALTNKILSAFRIPPFKDLAPAN from the coding sequence ATGGTAGATGCGCTGAAAATGTTAGAAAAACAGTTTAATATAAGAAAAGTCATTGTAGTAGCCGACAAAGGTCTCAACTCGAAAGAAAATTTTCATTTAATACGTCAAGCGGGTTATGACTACATTGTTAGTGCCCGCTTAAAATCGATGCCCCAAAAGTTGGTACAAAAGATTTTGGCAACCAATGATATGGAGACAAAGACTGTGTGCGAGGATACGGGTGAAGTAACATTTAGCTGGAAAGTGTTGGATTACGAAACAACCTACAGCGATGCCAATAAAAAGAAACAAAAATTGCAAGATAAACTCCTAATTACTTGGAGTGCCAAAAGGGCAGCCAAAGACGCAAGAGACAGGGAAAGACAAATACAAAAAGCAAAAGTCAAATTAGACAACGGAGCGGACTTGCAAAACAAAAAGGGGGCTAACCGATTCCTGAAAATGGCGGAGAGTACCAATACAAAAGCTGCTGAAATAGACCAAGAACGAATAGATGAAGATGCAAAATGGGATGGTTACTACGGCATACAGTATAGTAAAATGGATATGACGAACGAAGAAGTCTTGGCAAACTACCATCAATTATGGAAAATAGAAGAAAGTTTCCGGGTATTGAAGACCACCCTATCCACTCGACCAATTTTTCATTGGACACCCAAAAGGATAAAAGGACATTTCATGACCTGTTTTTTAGCATTCATGCTCGAACGGACGGTGGAACTAACCCTAAAGTTTGCAAACATCAACTTAAGTCCATGCAGTATTAAAGAAGAACTCAATCAAATGCAATTGTCTGAACTAACAATTGATGATAAAAAGTACTTGCTGAAAGGTGCTGACACAGCATTAACCAACAAAATCCTTTCGGCATTTCGTATCCCTCCGTTCAAAGACTTAGCTCCAGCGAACTAA
- the murI gene encoding glutamate racemase produces MQETQCPIGIFDSGIGGLTVAQAIVKLLPNEQLIYFGDTAHMPYGEKSAEAIQQYSLKISEFLIQKKCKIIVIACSTASAVAYETLVKQISGKIPVINVIDPVVDAVLFSGIKSVGVLATQRTTKSNVYPEKLRQRNDSIYVTAKATGSLASIIEEGMYKSPDTMKAIMSYYLSDNNFSKPEGIILGCTHYPLIKQFITDFYKYPISIFDSTETVAKVVKDLLADLGLLSLNFRKEEHHFYVSDYTQTFEDASKIFFGEQIHLNHYPIWEL; encoded by the coding sequence ATGCAAGAAACTCAGTGCCCGATTGGTATTTTTGATTCTGGAATAGGCGGATTAACCGTTGCTCAGGCTATCGTTAAGTTATTACCAAATGAGCAACTAATTTACTTTGGAGATACTGCTCACATGCCCTATGGTGAAAAATCTGCCGAAGCCATTCAACAGTATTCTTTAAAAATAAGTGAGTTTCTAATCCAAAAAAAATGTAAAATAATAGTGATTGCTTGTAGTACAGCTTCTGCAGTTGCTTATGAAACATTAGTCAAACAAATAAGCGGTAAAATTCCGGTCATCAACGTAATTGACCCGGTTGTAGATGCAGTATTGTTTTCAGGAATTAAAAGTGTAGGTGTTTTAGCAACACAAAGAACAACAAAATCGAATGTATATCCAGAGAAATTACGTCAAAGAAACGATTCTATATATGTAACTGCAAAAGCAACAGGTTCTTTGGCTTCAATTATAGAAGAAGGCATGTATAAAAGCCCTGACACAATGAAAGCTATTATGAGTTATTATCTTTCTGATAATAATTTTTCTAAACCTGAAGGCATAATTCTTGGATGCACACATTATCCGCTTATCAAACAGTTTATTACAGATTTTTACAAATATCCTATATCAATCTTTGATTCCACTGAAACTGTGGCAAAAGTAGTCAAAGACCTATTGGCTGATTTAGGATTATTAAGCTTAAATTTCAGAAAAGAGGAGCACCACTTTTATGTTTCAGATTATACCCAAACCTTTGAAGATGCTTCAAAAATATTTTTTGGGGAACAAATTCACCTCAATCATTACCCTATTTGGGAATTGTAG